A region of Reichenbachiella carrageenanivorans DNA encodes the following proteins:
- a CDS encoding AtpZ/AtpI family protein has product MEKQPKESQNSSKPNKKDSEPLSFLQFSGVAFEMLAFVLIGYWLGSQLDKYFQFESILTLVGILLGIAGALLNLFRKLPKN; this is encoded by the coding sequence AAGTCAAAACTCCTCAAAGCCGAATAAAAAAGACAGCGAGCCTTTATCATTCCTGCAGTTTTCAGGAGTGGCATTTGAGATGCTGGCTTTTGTCTTGATTGGCTATTGGCTTGGCAGTCAGTTGGACAAGTATTTTCAATTTGAATCTATACTTACACTTGTTGGCATTTTGTTGGGTATCGCAGGAGCATTGCTCAATTTATTTCGAAAGTTGCCAAAAAATTAA